The following proteins come from a genomic window of Acidobacteriota bacterium:
- a CDS encoding methionine synthase encodes MMETTLQGSYPLKPSKEESVSAYYRAVETGEFIDPFLRLAEMYIEDQLRAGIDIISDGSQLRSDMVRIFTSKIAGIRDRGKPVAERKLVRRGPIMVEDVKYARKLIPPYASLKAIITGPYTLAMNCEFVHTAYSDYRELAFDFARILNEELREVILAVPDIVYVQVDEPVFSVDFPDFARELVDLLRDGIDKEFALHVCGDVAPIFDRLVELGFDILDHEFTERPELLDVVADSGFSGKIGYGCVDNKSNRVESVAEIEERIGYAIEKLGKERLIIKPDCGFRYLKRESAFKKMENMVKARNNLLDVPTIAAKRTYLKRKDFDPAGYFYITVDEDKGEIVVRHYNYHHILDRVITGRSALDIANSIINQGLVSETRNGLRHIAYITEELIKAERSLKEGKRYIQDEGIE; translated from the coding sequence ATGATGGAGACCACCTTACAGGGAAGCTACCCCTTGAAGCCGAGCAAGGAGGAGTCGGTCTCCGCCTATTACCGGGCGGTTGAGACCGGTGAGTTCATCGATCCCTTCTTGAGGCTCGCCGAGATGTATATAGAAGATCAATTGCGGGCGGGCATAGATATCATCTCAGATGGGTCCCAGTTGAGAAGCGATATGGTGCGGATCTTCACCAGCAAGATCGCCGGGATAAGGGATCGGGGGAAGCCGGTTGCCGAGCGGAAGCTGGTAAGGCGGGGTCCCATAATGGTGGAGGATGTGAAGTATGCGAGGAAGCTGATACCCCCTTATGCCAGTTTGAAGGCGATCATCACCGGACCCTATACCTTGGCGATGAATTGTGAGTTCGTCCACACCGCCTATTCCGATTACCGGGAGCTCGCCTTCGATTTCGCCCGAATCCTCAATGAGGAGCTTCGCGAGGTTATCCTGGCTGTTCCCGATATCGTCTATGTTCAGGTGGATGAGCCGGTATTTTCCGTTGATTTCCCCGATTTTGCTCGGGAGCTGGTCGACCTCCTCCGTGATGGCATCGATAAGGAGTTCGCTCTCCATGTCTGCGGTGATGTCGCCCCGATATTCGACCGGTTGGTGGAGCTCGGTTTTGATATCCTCGATCATGAGTTCACCGAGCGCCCGGAGCTCCTCGATGTGGTGGCGGATTCGGGGTTCAGCGGTAAGATAGGGTACGGTTGCGTAGACAATAAGAGCAACCGGGTGGAATCGGTCGCCGAGATCGAGGAGAGGATAGGGTACGCCATAGAGAAGCTGGGCAAGGAACGGTTGATCATCAAGCCCGATTGCGGATTTAGATATCTTAAGAGAGAATCCGCATTTAAGAAGATGGAGAATATGGTAAAGGCGAGGAACAACCTCCTCGATGTCCCAACCATAGCTGCTAAAAGGACTTATCTCAAGAGGAAGGACTTCGATCCCGCGGGCTACTTCTACATCACCGTGGACGAGGATAAGGGGGAGATCGTGGTCAGGCACTACAATTACCATCACATACTCGACCGGGTGATCACCGGGAGATCGGCGCTCGATATCGCGAACTCGATAATAAACCAGGGATTGGTGAGCGAGACGAGGAATGGCTTGAGACACATCGCCTATATCACCGAAGAACTGATCAAGGCAGAACGCTCCCTCAAGGAGGGGAAAAGATACATCCAGGATGAGGGGATAGAATAA